The Sebastes umbrosus isolate fSebUmb1 chromosome 4, fSebUmb1.pri, whole genome shotgun sequence genome has a window encoding:
- the ano5a gene encoding anoctamin-5 isoform X1 produces the protein MHRITGKTGGDSLIEMSPTDSFNDDINGYQQHPSSSTGSFQQEQSASPLTPDVCVETCESLNTSLASLAPSDHSDSPQFEAQTLERINALTGLSRKRALFLKFRSRIDKSQHSKDSVFFRDGVRRIDFVLSYVEDKDGERKQERRKLYEANLENVGLELETEDKSESDDGKNYFVKIHAPWEVLATYADVLKIKVPFKANDIPENNEMPMNWLSTPFRLPEQIMHPEPDYFTAPFDKSKSDFYLIDDKETFFPPSTRNRIVYYILSRCSYFRDECGDKDKKGIKRLLNNGTYTAAFPLHDCRYWTRSKDANCESNRYSLHKHWARFFCFFKEQPLNLIRKYYGEKIGIYFAWLGFYTEMLLFAAIVGTICFIYGFLTYDDNEWSKEICSDEIGGKTIMCPLCDKKCGYWKLNSTCNSSWQSHLFDNVGTVFFAIFMGIWVTLFLEIWKRRQARLEYEWDLVDFEEEQQQLQLRPEYETKCTNRKLNRITQESEWVLNRTVTDVMGKLLLCWATVTLWISLIIACIIGVIAYRLAVYAAFASIMKDSATSNLQVVGPYITPQLATSVTASCINFVIIMILNLMYERVAVWITDMEIPKTHLEYENKLTVKMFLFQFVNYYSSCFYVAFFKGKFVGYPGDYAYMFGSKLRNEECDPGGCLIELTTQLVIVMTGKQVWGNIQEALVPWMMNWWGSRKARNHPESLYSRWEQDHDLQSFGQLGLFYEYLEMVIQFGFITLFVASFPLAPLLALVNNIIEVRVDAWKLTTQFRRPVAAKAHSIGAWQEILNGMAVLSVVTNAFIVAFTSDMIPRLVYMYAYQPQGEMNMKGYIDNSLSVFNISAIPLANKPDDGESPSWFNSSINTCRYRDYRYPPGHEKEYSHTMQFWHILAAKLAFIIIMEHVVFLVKFFVAWMIPDVPADVRARVKRERYLVQEYLHNYEVEKLKIQLSQNGHDERDCTCSPMIYPSIPKHEVLSECL, from the exons GCTATTCCTGAAGTTTCGTTCCAGG ATTGACAAATCACAACACAGTAAAGACTCTGTGTTCTTCCGTGATGGCGTGCGCAGGATTGATTTTGTCCTGTCCTACGTTGAGGATAAAGATGGTGAGAGAAAACAG gagaggaggaagctgTATGAGGCCAATCTAGAGAATGTCGGCCTGGAGCTGGAGACAGAAGATAAATCA gagTCAGACGATGGAAAGAATTATTTTGTGAAGATCCACGCTCCATGGGAAGTGTTGGCCACCTACGCAGACGTGCTGAAGATCAAGGTCCCATTCAAGGCCAACGACATCCCAGAAAACAACGAGATGCCCATGAACTGGCTGTCCACCCCTTTTCGCCTGCCGGAGCAAATCATGCACCCCGAGCCAGACTATTTCACAGCTCCCTTCGATAAGAGCAAGTCCGACTTCTACCTTATCGACGACAAAGAGACCTTCTTCCCGCCTTCTACTCGCAACAGGATA GTCTACTACATCCTGTCCCGCTGCTCATACTTCAGGGATGAATGTGGAGATAAAGACAAGAAAGGGATCAAGAGGTTACTCAACAATGGCACCTACACTGCTGCCTTCCCCCTGCATGAT TGTAGATACTGGACAAGATCGAAGGATGCTAACTGCGAAAGCAACAGATACAGTCTCCATAAACACTGGGCCAGGTTCTTCTGTTTCTTCAAGGAGCAGCCCCTCAATCTGATAAG GAAGTATTATGGGGAGAAGATAGGTATTTATTTTGCGTGGCTGGGCTTCTACACCGAGATGCTGTTGTTTGCTGCAATAGTTGGGACCATTTGTTTCATCTATGGATTCCTCACCTACGATGACAACGAGTGGAG TAAAGAAATATGCAGCGACGAAATCGGAGGGAAAACTATCATGTGCCCGCTGTGTGACAAGAAATGTGGCTACTGGAAACTGAACTCAACATGCAACTCCTCATGG CAATCGCACCTGTTTGACAACGTGGGAACAGTGTTTTTTGCCATATTTATGGGGATTTGGG TGACGCTGTTTCTGGAGATCTGGAAGAGGCGGCAGGCTCGTCTCGAGTACGAATGGGATCTGGTCGACTTTGAGGAGGAgcaacagcagctgcagcttcGGCCAGAGTACGAGACCAAGTGCACCAACCGCAAGCTGAACCGCATCACTCAG GAATCAGAGTGGGTTCTTAACAGGACCGTTACAGATGTAATGGGGAAGTTGTTGCTGTGCTGGGCCACCGTGACACTCTGG ATCTCATTGATCATTGCCTGCATCATTGGGGTGATAGCGTACCGCTTGGCGGTATACGCGGCCTTCGCCAGCATCATGAAGGACAGTGCCACCTCCAACCTGCAGGTGGTCGGCCCCTACATCACGCCACAGCTGGCCACCTCTGTCACAGCCTCCTGCATCAACTTTGTCATCATCATGATCCTCAACCTCATGTATGAGAGAGTGGCTGTTTGGATCACCGACATGG AAATTCCCAAGACCCACCTGGAGTATGAGAACAAACTGACGGTGAAGATGTTCCTCTTCCAGTTCGTCAACTACTACTCCTCCTGCTTCTACGTGGCTTTCTTTAAGGGCAAGTTTGTCGGCTATCCTGGGGACTATGCGTATATGTTTGGCAGCAAACTGAGGAATGAAGAG TGTGACCCAGGTGGCTGTTTGATAGAGTTGACCACCCAGCTGGTGATAGTGATGACTGGTAAACAGGTGTGGGGCAACATCCAGGAGGCTCTGGTCCC GTGGATGATGAACTGGTGGGGCAGCAGGAAGGCACGAAACCACCCAGAGAGTCTGTACAGCCGCTGGGAGCAGGACCACGACCTGCAGAGCTTTGGACAGCTGGGCCTCTTCTACGAGTACCTGGAAATGG TGATCCAGTTTGGTTTCATAACGCTGTTCGTCGCCTCCTTCCCCCTGGCACCCCTGCTGGCACTCGTCAACAACATCATCGAGGTTAGAGTGGACGCCTGGAAGCTCACCACTCAGTTCAGACGTCCTGTGGCAGCGAAGGCCCACAGCATCGGAGCCTGGCAGGAAATCCTCAATGGGATGGCCGTCCTCTCTGTGGTCACCAAT GCGTTCATTGTGGCCTTCACCTCTGATATGATCCCTCGGCTCGTGTACATGTACGCCTACCAGCCACAGGGCGAGATGAATATGAAAGGCTACATAGACAATAGCCTGTCTGTGTTCAATATCTCTGCCATCCCATTGGCCAACAAGCCTGATGACGGGGAGAGCCCTTCCTGGTTCAACAGCTCCATCAATacctgcag GTATCGTGACTACCGCTACCCTCCTGGCCATGAGAAGGAGTACTCCCACACAATGCAGTTCTGGCACATTCTGGCAGCCAAGCTGGCCTTCATCATTATCATGGAG CATGTTGTGTTCCTGGTCAAGTTCTTCGTGGCCTGGATGATTCCCGACGTTCCCGCTGACGTGAGGGCGCGAGTGAAGAGAGAGCGCTACCTGGTCCAGGAGTATCTGCATAACTACGAAGTGGAGAAGCTGAAGATCCAACTGAGCCAGAACGGCCACGATGAACGTGATTGTACCTGCTCGCCCATGATCTACCCGTCTATACCCAAACACGAGGTACTGTCAGAGTGTCTCTAG
- the ano5a gene encoding anoctamin-5 isoform X2 gives MHRITGKTGGDSLIEMSPTDSFNDDINGYQQHPSSSTGSFQQEQSASPLTPDVCVETCESLNTSLASLAPSDHSDSPQFEAQTLERINALTGLSRKRALFLKFRSRIDKSQHSKDSVFFRDGVRRIDFVLSYVEDKDGERKQERRKLYEANLENVGLELETEDKSESDDGKNYFVKIHAPWEVLATYADVLKIKVPFKANDIPENNEMPMNWLSTPFRLPEQIMHPEPDYFTAPFDKSKSDFYLIDDKETFFPPSTRNRIVYYILSRCSYFRDECGDKDKKGIKRLLNNGTYTAAFPLHDCRYWTRSKDANCESNRYSLHKHWARFFCFFKEQPLNLIRKYYGEKIGIYFAWLGFYTEMLLFAAIVGTICFIYGFLTYDDNEWSKEICSDEIGGKTIMCPLCDKKCGYWKLNSTCNSSWQSHLFDNVGTVFFAIFMGIWVTLFLEIWKRRQARLEYEWDLVDFEEEQQQLQLRPEYETKCTNRKLNRITQEMEPYLPLTSKCARTCLSGATVLLWISLIIACIIGVIAYRLAVYAAFASIMKDSATSNLQVVGPYITPQLATSVTASCINFVIIMILNLMYERVAVWITDMEIPKTHLEYENKLTVKMFLFQFVNYYSSCFYVAFFKGKFVGYPGDYAYMFGSKLRNEECDPGGCLIELTTQLVIVMTGKQVWGNIQEALVPWMMNWWGSRKARNHPESLYSRWEQDHDLQSFGQLGLFYEYLEMVIQFGFITLFVASFPLAPLLALVNNIIEVRVDAWKLTTQFRRPVAAKAHSIGAWQEILNGMAVLSVVTNAFIVAFTSDMIPRLVYMYAYQPQGEMNMKGYIDNSLSVFNISAIPLANKPDDGESPSWFNSSINTCRYRDYRYPPGHEKEYSHTMQFWHILAAKLAFIIIMEHVVFLVKFFVAWMIPDVPADVRARVKRERYLVQEYLHNYEVEKLKIQLSQNGHDERDCTCSPMIYPSIPKHEVLSECL, from the exons GCTATTCCTGAAGTTTCGTTCCAGG ATTGACAAATCACAACACAGTAAAGACTCTGTGTTCTTCCGTGATGGCGTGCGCAGGATTGATTTTGTCCTGTCCTACGTTGAGGATAAAGATGGTGAGAGAAAACAG gagaggaggaagctgTATGAGGCCAATCTAGAGAATGTCGGCCTGGAGCTGGAGACAGAAGATAAATCA gagTCAGACGATGGAAAGAATTATTTTGTGAAGATCCACGCTCCATGGGAAGTGTTGGCCACCTACGCAGACGTGCTGAAGATCAAGGTCCCATTCAAGGCCAACGACATCCCAGAAAACAACGAGATGCCCATGAACTGGCTGTCCACCCCTTTTCGCCTGCCGGAGCAAATCATGCACCCCGAGCCAGACTATTTCACAGCTCCCTTCGATAAGAGCAAGTCCGACTTCTACCTTATCGACGACAAAGAGACCTTCTTCCCGCCTTCTACTCGCAACAGGATA GTCTACTACATCCTGTCCCGCTGCTCATACTTCAGGGATGAATGTGGAGATAAAGACAAGAAAGGGATCAAGAGGTTACTCAACAATGGCACCTACACTGCTGCCTTCCCCCTGCATGAT TGTAGATACTGGACAAGATCGAAGGATGCTAACTGCGAAAGCAACAGATACAGTCTCCATAAACACTGGGCCAGGTTCTTCTGTTTCTTCAAGGAGCAGCCCCTCAATCTGATAAG GAAGTATTATGGGGAGAAGATAGGTATTTATTTTGCGTGGCTGGGCTTCTACACCGAGATGCTGTTGTTTGCTGCAATAGTTGGGACCATTTGTTTCATCTATGGATTCCTCACCTACGATGACAACGAGTGGAG TAAAGAAATATGCAGCGACGAAATCGGAGGGAAAACTATCATGTGCCCGCTGTGTGACAAGAAATGTGGCTACTGGAAACTGAACTCAACATGCAACTCCTCATGG CAATCGCACCTGTTTGACAACGTGGGAACAGTGTTTTTTGCCATATTTATGGGGATTTGGG TGACGCTGTTTCTGGAGATCTGGAAGAGGCGGCAGGCTCGTCTCGAGTACGAATGGGATCTGGTCGACTTTGAGGAGGAgcaacagcagctgcagcttcGGCCAGAGTACGAGACCAAGTGCACCAACCGCAAGCTGAACCGCATCACTCAG GAAATGGAGCCGTACTTACCCCTAACAAGCAAGTGTGCACGCACATGTCTGTCTGGAGCCACCGTCCTGTTATGG ATCTCATTGATCATTGCCTGCATCATTGGGGTGATAGCGTACCGCTTGGCGGTATACGCGGCCTTCGCCAGCATCATGAAGGACAGTGCCACCTCCAACCTGCAGGTGGTCGGCCCCTACATCACGCCACAGCTGGCCACCTCTGTCACAGCCTCCTGCATCAACTTTGTCATCATCATGATCCTCAACCTCATGTATGAGAGAGTGGCTGTTTGGATCACCGACATGG AAATTCCCAAGACCCACCTGGAGTATGAGAACAAACTGACGGTGAAGATGTTCCTCTTCCAGTTCGTCAACTACTACTCCTCCTGCTTCTACGTGGCTTTCTTTAAGGGCAAGTTTGTCGGCTATCCTGGGGACTATGCGTATATGTTTGGCAGCAAACTGAGGAATGAAGAG TGTGACCCAGGTGGCTGTTTGATAGAGTTGACCACCCAGCTGGTGATAGTGATGACTGGTAAACAGGTGTGGGGCAACATCCAGGAGGCTCTGGTCCC GTGGATGATGAACTGGTGGGGCAGCAGGAAGGCACGAAACCACCCAGAGAGTCTGTACAGCCGCTGGGAGCAGGACCACGACCTGCAGAGCTTTGGACAGCTGGGCCTCTTCTACGAGTACCTGGAAATGG TGATCCAGTTTGGTTTCATAACGCTGTTCGTCGCCTCCTTCCCCCTGGCACCCCTGCTGGCACTCGTCAACAACATCATCGAGGTTAGAGTGGACGCCTGGAAGCTCACCACTCAGTTCAGACGTCCTGTGGCAGCGAAGGCCCACAGCATCGGAGCCTGGCAGGAAATCCTCAATGGGATGGCCGTCCTCTCTGTGGTCACCAAT GCGTTCATTGTGGCCTTCACCTCTGATATGATCCCTCGGCTCGTGTACATGTACGCCTACCAGCCACAGGGCGAGATGAATATGAAAGGCTACATAGACAATAGCCTGTCTGTGTTCAATATCTCTGCCATCCCATTGGCCAACAAGCCTGATGACGGGGAGAGCCCTTCCTGGTTCAACAGCTCCATCAATacctgcag GTATCGTGACTACCGCTACCCTCCTGGCCATGAGAAGGAGTACTCCCACACAATGCAGTTCTGGCACATTCTGGCAGCCAAGCTGGCCTTCATCATTATCATGGAG CATGTTGTGTTCCTGGTCAAGTTCTTCGTGGCCTGGATGATTCCCGACGTTCCCGCTGACGTGAGGGCGCGAGTGAAGAGAGAGCGCTACCTGGTCCAGGAGTATCTGCATAACTACGAAGTGGAGAAGCTGAAGATCCAACTGAGCCAGAACGGCCACGATGAACGTGATTGTACCTGCTCGCCCATGATCTACCCGTCTATACCCAAACACGAGGTACTGTCAGAGTGTCTCTAG
- the ano5a gene encoding anoctamin-5 isoform X5: MIDKSQHSKDSVFFRDGVRRIDFVLSYVEDKDGERKQERRKLYEANLENVGLELETEDKSESDDGKNYFVKIHAPWEVLATYADVLKIKVPFKANDIPENNEMPMNWLSTPFRLPEQIMHPEPDYFTAPFDKSKSDFYLIDDKETFFPPSTRNRIVYYILSRCSYFRDECGDKDKKGIKRLLNNGTYTAAFPLHDCRYWTRSKDANCESNRYSLHKHWARFFCFFKEQPLNLIRKYYGEKIGIYFAWLGFYTEMLLFAAIVGTICFIYGFLTYDDNEWSKEICSDEIGGKTIMCPLCDKKCGYWKLNSTCNSSWQSHLFDNVGTVFFAIFMGIWVTLFLEIWKRRQARLEYEWDLVDFEEEQQQLQLRPEYETKCTNRKLNRITQESEWVLNRTVTDVMGKLLLCWATVTLWISLIIACIIGVIAYRLAVYAAFASIMKDSATSNLQVVGPYITPQLATSVTASCINFVIIMILNLMYERVAVWITDMEIPKTHLEYENKLTVKMFLFQFVNYYSSCFYVAFFKGKFVGYPGDYAYMFGSKLRNEECDPGGCLIELTTQLVIVMTGKQVWGNIQEALVPWMMNWWGSRKARNHPESLYSRWEQDHDLQSFGQLGLFYEYLEMVIQFGFITLFVASFPLAPLLALVNNIIEVRVDAWKLTTQFRRPVAAKAHSIGAWQEILNGMAVLSVVTNAFIVAFTSDMIPRLVYMYAYQPQGEMNMKGYIDNSLSVFNISAIPLANKPDDGESPSWFNSSINTCRYRDYRYPPGHEKEYSHTMQFWHILAAKLAFIIIMEHVVFLVKFFVAWMIPDVPADVRARVKRERYLVQEYLHNYEVEKLKIQLSQNGHDERDCTCSPMIYPSIPKHEVLSECL, encoded by the exons ATG ATTGACAAATCACAACACAGTAAAGACTCTGTGTTCTTCCGTGATGGCGTGCGCAGGATTGATTTTGTCCTGTCCTACGTTGAGGATAAAGATGGTGAGAGAAAACAG gagaggaggaagctgTATGAGGCCAATCTAGAGAATGTCGGCCTGGAGCTGGAGACAGAAGATAAATCA gagTCAGACGATGGAAAGAATTATTTTGTGAAGATCCACGCTCCATGGGAAGTGTTGGCCACCTACGCAGACGTGCTGAAGATCAAGGTCCCATTCAAGGCCAACGACATCCCAGAAAACAACGAGATGCCCATGAACTGGCTGTCCACCCCTTTTCGCCTGCCGGAGCAAATCATGCACCCCGAGCCAGACTATTTCACAGCTCCCTTCGATAAGAGCAAGTCCGACTTCTACCTTATCGACGACAAAGAGACCTTCTTCCCGCCTTCTACTCGCAACAGGATA GTCTACTACATCCTGTCCCGCTGCTCATACTTCAGGGATGAATGTGGAGATAAAGACAAGAAAGGGATCAAGAGGTTACTCAACAATGGCACCTACACTGCTGCCTTCCCCCTGCATGAT TGTAGATACTGGACAAGATCGAAGGATGCTAACTGCGAAAGCAACAGATACAGTCTCCATAAACACTGGGCCAGGTTCTTCTGTTTCTTCAAGGAGCAGCCCCTCAATCTGATAAG GAAGTATTATGGGGAGAAGATAGGTATTTATTTTGCGTGGCTGGGCTTCTACACCGAGATGCTGTTGTTTGCTGCAATAGTTGGGACCATTTGTTTCATCTATGGATTCCTCACCTACGATGACAACGAGTGGAG TAAAGAAATATGCAGCGACGAAATCGGAGGGAAAACTATCATGTGCCCGCTGTGTGACAAGAAATGTGGCTACTGGAAACTGAACTCAACATGCAACTCCTCATGG CAATCGCACCTGTTTGACAACGTGGGAACAGTGTTTTTTGCCATATTTATGGGGATTTGGG TGACGCTGTTTCTGGAGATCTGGAAGAGGCGGCAGGCTCGTCTCGAGTACGAATGGGATCTGGTCGACTTTGAGGAGGAgcaacagcagctgcagcttcGGCCAGAGTACGAGACCAAGTGCACCAACCGCAAGCTGAACCGCATCACTCAG GAATCAGAGTGGGTTCTTAACAGGACCGTTACAGATGTAATGGGGAAGTTGTTGCTGTGCTGGGCCACCGTGACACTCTGG ATCTCATTGATCATTGCCTGCATCATTGGGGTGATAGCGTACCGCTTGGCGGTATACGCGGCCTTCGCCAGCATCATGAAGGACAGTGCCACCTCCAACCTGCAGGTGGTCGGCCCCTACATCACGCCACAGCTGGCCACCTCTGTCACAGCCTCCTGCATCAACTTTGTCATCATCATGATCCTCAACCTCATGTATGAGAGAGTGGCTGTTTGGATCACCGACATGG AAATTCCCAAGACCCACCTGGAGTATGAGAACAAACTGACGGTGAAGATGTTCCTCTTCCAGTTCGTCAACTACTACTCCTCCTGCTTCTACGTGGCTTTCTTTAAGGGCAAGTTTGTCGGCTATCCTGGGGACTATGCGTATATGTTTGGCAGCAAACTGAGGAATGAAGAG TGTGACCCAGGTGGCTGTTTGATAGAGTTGACCACCCAGCTGGTGATAGTGATGACTGGTAAACAGGTGTGGGGCAACATCCAGGAGGCTCTGGTCCC GTGGATGATGAACTGGTGGGGCAGCAGGAAGGCACGAAACCACCCAGAGAGTCTGTACAGCCGCTGGGAGCAGGACCACGACCTGCAGAGCTTTGGACAGCTGGGCCTCTTCTACGAGTACCTGGAAATGG TGATCCAGTTTGGTTTCATAACGCTGTTCGTCGCCTCCTTCCCCCTGGCACCCCTGCTGGCACTCGTCAACAACATCATCGAGGTTAGAGTGGACGCCTGGAAGCTCACCACTCAGTTCAGACGTCCTGTGGCAGCGAAGGCCCACAGCATCGGAGCCTGGCAGGAAATCCTCAATGGGATGGCCGTCCTCTCTGTGGTCACCAAT GCGTTCATTGTGGCCTTCACCTCTGATATGATCCCTCGGCTCGTGTACATGTACGCCTACCAGCCACAGGGCGAGATGAATATGAAAGGCTACATAGACAATAGCCTGTCTGTGTTCAATATCTCTGCCATCCCATTGGCCAACAAGCCTGATGACGGGGAGAGCCCTTCCTGGTTCAACAGCTCCATCAATacctgcag GTATCGTGACTACCGCTACCCTCCTGGCCATGAGAAGGAGTACTCCCACACAATGCAGTTCTGGCACATTCTGGCAGCCAAGCTGGCCTTCATCATTATCATGGAG CATGTTGTGTTCCTGGTCAAGTTCTTCGTGGCCTGGATGATTCCCGACGTTCCCGCTGACGTGAGGGCGCGAGTGAAGAGAGAGCGCTACCTGGTCCAGGAGTATCTGCATAACTACGAAGTGGAGAAGCTGAAGATCCAACTGAGCCAGAACGGCCACGATGAACGTGATTGTACCTGCTCGCCCATGATCTACCCGTCTATACCCAAACACGAGGTACTGTCAGAGTGTCTCTAG
- the ano5a gene encoding anoctamin-5 isoform X3, producing the protein MHRITGKTGGDSLIEMSPTDSFNDDINGYQQHPSSSTGSFQQEQSASPLTPDVCVETCESLNTSLASLAPSDHSDSPQFEAQTLERINALTGIDKSQHSKDSVFFRDGVRRIDFVLSYVEDKDGERKQERRKLYEANLENVGLELETEDKSESDDGKNYFVKIHAPWEVLATYADVLKIKVPFKANDIPENNEMPMNWLSTPFRLPEQIMHPEPDYFTAPFDKSKSDFYLIDDKETFFPPSTRNRIVYYILSRCSYFRDECGDKDKKGIKRLLNNGTYTAAFPLHDCRYWTRSKDANCESNRYSLHKHWARFFCFFKEQPLNLIRKYYGEKIGIYFAWLGFYTEMLLFAAIVGTICFIYGFLTYDDNEWSKEICSDEIGGKTIMCPLCDKKCGYWKLNSTCNSSWQSHLFDNVGTVFFAIFMGIWVTLFLEIWKRRQARLEYEWDLVDFEEEQQQLQLRPEYETKCTNRKLNRITQESEWVLNRTVTDVMGKLLLCWATVTLWISLIIACIIGVIAYRLAVYAAFASIMKDSATSNLQVVGPYITPQLATSVTASCINFVIIMILNLMYERVAVWITDMEIPKTHLEYENKLTVKMFLFQFVNYYSSCFYVAFFKGKFVGYPGDYAYMFGSKLRNEECDPGGCLIELTTQLVIVMTGKQVWGNIQEALVPWMMNWWGSRKARNHPESLYSRWEQDHDLQSFGQLGLFYEYLEMVIQFGFITLFVASFPLAPLLALVNNIIEVRVDAWKLTTQFRRPVAAKAHSIGAWQEILNGMAVLSVVTNAFIVAFTSDMIPRLVYMYAYQPQGEMNMKGYIDNSLSVFNISAIPLANKPDDGESPSWFNSSINTCRYRDYRYPPGHEKEYSHTMQFWHILAAKLAFIIIMEHVVFLVKFFVAWMIPDVPADVRARVKRERYLVQEYLHNYEVEKLKIQLSQNGHDERDCTCSPMIYPSIPKHEVLSECL; encoded by the exons ATTGACAAATCACAACACAGTAAAGACTCTGTGTTCTTCCGTGATGGCGTGCGCAGGATTGATTTTGTCCTGTCCTACGTTGAGGATAAAGATGGTGAGAGAAAACAG gagaggaggaagctgTATGAGGCCAATCTAGAGAATGTCGGCCTGGAGCTGGAGACAGAAGATAAATCA gagTCAGACGATGGAAAGAATTATTTTGTGAAGATCCACGCTCCATGGGAAGTGTTGGCCACCTACGCAGACGTGCTGAAGATCAAGGTCCCATTCAAGGCCAACGACATCCCAGAAAACAACGAGATGCCCATGAACTGGCTGTCCACCCCTTTTCGCCTGCCGGAGCAAATCATGCACCCCGAGCCAGACTATTTCACAGCTCCCTTCGATAAGAGCAAGTCCGACTTCTACCTTATCGACGACAAAGAGACCTTCTTCCCGCCTTCTACTCGCAACAGGATA GTCTACTACATCCTGTCCCGCTGCTCATACTTCAGGGATGAATGTGGAGATAAAGACAAGAAAGGGATCAAGAGGTTACTCAACAATGGCACCTACACTGCTGCCTTCCCCCTGCATGAT TGTAGATACTGGACAAGATCGAAGGATGCTAACTGCGAAAGCAACAGATACAGTCTCCATAAACACTGGGCCAGGTTCTTCTGTTTCTTCAAGGAGCAGCCCCTCAATCTGATAAG GAAGTATTATGGGGAGAAGATAGGTATTTATTTTGCGTGGCTGGGCTTCTACACCGAGATGCTGTTGTTTGCTGCAATAGTTGGGACCATTTGTTTCATCTATGGATTCCTCACCTACGATGACAACGAGTGGAG TAAAGAAATATGCAGCGACGAAATCGGAGGGAAAACTATCATGTGCCCGCTGTGTGACAAGAAATGTGGCTACTGGAAACTGAACTCAACATGCAACTCCTCATGG CAATCGCACCTGTTTGACAACGTGGGAACAGTGTTTTTTGCCATATTTATGGGGATTTGGG TGACGCTGTTTCTGGAGATCTGGAAGAGGCGGCAGGCTCGTCTCGAGTACGAATGGGATCTGGTCGACTTTGAGGAGGAgcaacagcagctgcagcttcGGCCAGAGTACGAGACCAAGTGCACCAACCGCAAGCTGAACCGCATCACTCAG GAATCAGAGTGGGTTCTTAACAGGACCGTTACAGATGTAATGGGGAAGTTGTTGCTGTGCTGGGCCACCGTGACACTCTGG ATCTCATTGATCATTGCCTGCATCATTGGGGTGATAGCGTACCGCTTGGCGGTATACGCGGCCTTCGCCAGCATCATGAAGGACAGTGCCACCTCCAACCTGCAGGTGGTCGGCCCCTACATCACGCCACAGCTGGCCACCTCTGTCACAGCCTCCTGCATCAACTTTGTCATCATCATGATCCTCAACCTCATGTATGAGAGAGTGGCTGTTTGGATCACCGACATGG AAATTCCCAAGACCCACCTGGAGTATGAGAACAAACTGACGGTGAAGATGTTCCTCTTCCAGTTCGTCAACTACTACTCCTCCTGCTTCTACGTGGCTTTCTTTAAGGGCAAGTTTGTCGGCTATCCTGGGGACTATGCGTATATGTTTGGCAGCAAACTGAGGAATGAAGAG TGTGACCCAGGTGGCTGTTTGATAGAGTTGACCACCCAGCTGGTGATAGTGATGACTGGTAAACAGGTGTGGGGCAACATCCAGGAGGCTCTGGTCCC GTGGATGATGAACTGGTGGGGCAGCAGGAAGGCACGAAACCACCCAGAGAGTCTGTACAGCCGCTGGGAGCAGGACCACGACCTGCAGAGCTTTGGACAGCTGGGCCTCTTCTACGAGTACCTGGAAATGG TGATCCAGTTTGGTTTCATAACGCTGTTCGTCGCCTCCTTCCCCCTGGCACCCCTGCTGGCACTCGTCAACAACATCATCGAGGTTAGAGTGGACGCCTGGAAGCTCACCACTCAGTTCAGACGTCCTGTGGCAGCGAAGGCCCACAGCATCGGAGCCTGGCAGGAAATCCTCAATGGGATGGCCGTCCTCTCTGTGGTCACCAAT GCGTTCATTGTGGCCTTCACCTCTGATATGATCCCTCGGCTCGTGTACATGTACGCCTACCAGCCACAGGGCGAGATGAATATGAAAGGCTACATAGACAATAGCCTGTCTGTGTTCAATATCTCTGCCATCCCATTGGCCAACAAGCCTGATGACGGGGAGAGCCCTTCCTGGTTCAACAGCTCCATCAATacctgcag GTATCGTGACTACCGCTACCCTCCTGGCCATGAGAAGGAGTACTCCCACACAATGCAGTTCTGGCACATTCTGGCAGCCAAGCTGGCCTTCATCATTATCATGGAG CATGTTGTGTTCCTGGTCAAGTTCTTCGTGGCCTGGATGATTCCCGACGTTCCCGCTGACGTGAGGGCGCGAGTGAAGAGAGAGCGCTACCTGGTCCAGGAGTATCTGCATAACTACGAAGTGGAGAAGCTGAAGATCCAACTGAGCCAGAACGGCCACGATGAACGTGATTGTACCTGCTCGCCCATGATCTACCCGTCTATACCCAAACACGAGGTACTGTCAGAGTGTCTCTAG